Proteins from one candidate division KSB1 bacterium genomic window:
- a CDS encoding Gldg family protein, with product MMKKYFKYTGWAGLVLAIIGLISYSVNSILTTFTTICLIAGGVLLIAYFILNFKEIKTGLTSRSAKFGSNALLVVLFTLGILIVINILASRFSARVDTTASRLYSLAEQTEKVMKNLKRDVNVLGFYKAGESQQAQELLTEYTHFSQRLKTEFLDPDKNPGLAKQYNINRYNTVIVESMGKRERLDELTEENLTNAIIKVTRDKVKTIYFTTGHGERSLQDSEQGGFSKAKQLIQDENYQIDEIMLAAADGEVPSDCSVLAVASPRTGICCRSRWRL from the coding sequence ATGATGAAAAAATATTTTAAATATACAGGATGGGCCGGACTGGTCCTTGCTATTATCGGATTGATTTCCTATTCGGTCAATTCAATCCTCACGACATTCACGACAATCTGTCTGATCGCAGGCGGTGTTCTGCTGATCGCTTATTTTATACTGAATTTTAAAGAGATCAAAACGGGTCTCACCAGCCGTTCTGCCAAATTTGGCTCCAATGCGCTGCTGGTGGTTTTATTTACGCTGGGGATTCTCATTGTTATTAATATCCTGGCATCACGTTTTTCTGCGCGTGTAGATACCACGGCATCCCGGCTGTACAGTCTGGCTGAACAGACGGAAAAAGTGATGAAAAACCTAAAACGGGATGTAAACGTTTTGGGATTTTACAAAGCCGGTGAAAGCCAGCAGGCTCAAGAATTGCTGACGGAATATACTCATTTTTCACAGCGGCTGAAAACTGAATTCCTGGATCCGGATAAAAATCCGGGACTGGCCAAACAGTACAACATCAACCGCTATAATACCGTTATTGTGGAAAGTATGGGAAAACGCGAGCGCCTTGATGAGCTGACCGAGGAAAATCTCACCAATGCCATTATCAAGGTGACTCGTGATAAAGTGAAAACTATCTATTTTACCACGGGACACGGCGAACGCTCGCTGCAGGATAGCGAGCAAGGCGGTTTTAGCAAGGCCAAACAACTGATTCAGGATGAAAATTATCAAATCGATGAAATCATGCTGGCGGCTGCTGACGGAGAAGTTCCCTCGGACTGCAGTGTACTGGCTGTTGCTTCACCCCGGACCGGAATCTGTTGCCGATCGAGGTGGAGGCTATAG
- a CDS encoding MerR family transcriptional regulator: protein MQKRPIKRLYYSITEVSEITGLKAYVLRYWETEFSELKPGKNRAGNRIYKKKDIQLIQLIKRLLYQEKYTIEGARQKLSQLNDQKDKASQLSLLEPDKNKKLLQELRKGLQECLELLDS, encoded by the coding sequence ATGCAGAAAAGGCCGATCAAGCGTTTGTATTACTCGATCACGGAGGTGAGCGAGATCACCGGCTTGAAGGCTTATGTTCTGCGCTATTGGGAAACCGAATTTTCGGAGCTGAAACCGGGCAAGAACAGGGCCGGTAACCGAATTTACAAGAAAAAAGATATCCAGTTGATACAGTTGATCAAGCGTCTGCTGTATCAGGAAAAATACACCATTGAAGGCGCCAGACAAAAACTGAGTCAGCTGAATGATCAGAAGGATAAAGCGTCGCAGTTGTCGCTCCTGGAACCTGACAAGAATAAAAAACTGTTGCAGGAACTCCGTAAAGGCCTGCAGGAGTGTCTTGAATTACTTGATTCGTAA
- a CDS encoding polysaccharide deacetylase family protein has protein sequence MSILAYHMVDPRFYFGATRVTPSSFETQVRMIRDMRIPVRTLTDYLSTSDPERGLAITFDDGFQSVFQYAFPILERYHIKATVFVIPAFTGQFNTWDVTFGTRARLMNWDELGMLCRAGWEIGSHTLTHKDLRRISRSQRTRELQRSRNLLQQHLNTCSSVISFPFGNTDAAAVKDYLSAGYRNGVVLSELSGGLDPEFNIGRQGVYLFDSLKRVRQKITGQNKMMNRALQRGIGWCSNATVAVKEKEWQIH, from the coding sequence GTGAGTATTTTAGCTTATCATATGGTGGACCCGCGCTTTTATTTTGGCGCGACACGGGTCACACCTTCTTCGTTTGAAACACAGGTGCGCATGATCCGTGATATGCGCATTCCGGTCAGAACCTTGACTGATTATTTGAGCACATCCGATCCTGAACGCGGGCTGGCTATTACCTTTGATGATGGATTTCAATCGGTGTTTCAGTACGCATTTCCCATTCTTGAACGCTATCATATTAAAGCAACCGTTTTTGTGATTCCAGCCTTTACAGGACAGTTCAATACCTGGGATGTAACGTTCGGCACCCGGGCGCGTTTGATGAACTGGGATGAACTCGGGATGCTGTGCCGTGCAGGCTGGGAAATCGGATCGCACACGCTGACCCATAAGGATCTGAGACGTATTTCCCGCAGCCAGCGCACTCGGGAATTGCAGCGTTCCCGGAATCTCCTGCAACAGCATCTGAACACATGCAGTTCAGTGATTTCGTTTCCATTCGGGAATACTGATGCCGCGGCTGTTAAGGACTATCTATCCGCCGGATACCGAAACGGTGTGGTCCTCTCGGAACTGTCTGGAGGGCTTGATCCGGAATTTAATATCGGACGTCAGGGCGTTTATTTGTTTGATTCGCTGAAGCGTGTGCGTCAAAAAATAACGGGACAGAATAAAATGATGAATCGAGCCCTGCAACGCGGTATCGGCTGGTGCAGTAACGCCACCGTGGCTGTCAAAGAAAAAGAATGGCAAATTCATTAA
- a CDS encoding polyribonucleotide nucleotidyltransferase yields MVIKKEIDFAGKTLSVETGKMAKQASAAVWIRYGDTVLLATVVGSDSPREGIDFFPLQVEYRERTYAAGKIPGGYIKREGRPSETEILSARLIDRPIRPLFPKGYNNEVQVMVHVLSSDKENDADVLAITAVGIAVNLSEIPFEGPIAGARVGRVDGEWVVNPTYSQREESDVDLVMAASEESILMVEGEAMVLSEEDMIKGMEFGHEKIKELIELEKELVQEAGKVKLDVPEEEDNTEFLEKVQSFCNDNDRLKNALNLTDKQSRQQAIKALRDEIAEELEEEFPESEKEIRNIIHDMEKEIVRAMILNESRRLDGRSLDDIRDISIEVGLLPRAHGSALFTRGQTQSLTAATLGTKIDEQRIEGLEGDFSKNYMLHYNFPPFCTGEVKMIRGTSRREVGHGNLAERALKPSIPADSLFPYTIRIVSDILESNGSSSMATVCAGSLSLMDAGVPVKSHIAGIAMGLIKEDDKVAVLTDILGDEDHMGDMDFKVAGNREGITAFQMDIKIKGISSEIMAEALDKARNARLFILEKMQAAISGPRTEISEYAPRILSFKIEQDDIGTVIGPGGKMIREIQETTGATINIEEDGTVTIACLDSEGGEQALERIKGLVAKPEPGKIYEGTIKKITNFGAFVEILPGKEGLLHISNVSKERIARVEDVLKVGDKVKVKLMSLEPNGKMDLNRKVLL; encoded by the coding sequence ATGGTAATTAAAAAAGAAATTGATTTTGCCGGAAAGACACTGTCTGTCGAAACAGGCAAAATGGCAAAACAGGCCAGTGCAGCAGTGTGGATACGGTATGGTGATACCGTGCTGCTGGCCACGGTTGTCGGCAGCGACAGTCCCCGGGAAGGGATTGACTTTTTTCCGCTTCAGGTCGAATATCGGGAGCGTACGTATGCGGCAGGCAAGATTCCCGGAGGTTATATCAAACGTGAGGGAAGGCCGTCAGAAACTGAAATACTATCAGCCCGTCTTATTGATCGCCCGATTCGCCCCTTGTTTCCCAAAGGTTACAATAATGAAGTCCAGGTGATGGTGCATGTGCTCTCGTCTGACAAGGAAAACGATGCTGATGTGCTTGCCATCACAGCAGTCGGAATTGCCGTTAACCTGTCCGAGATTCCGTTTGAAGGACCGATTGCCGGCGCCCGGGTTGGACGTGTGGACGGCGAGTGGGTGGTGAATCCCACGTATTCACAACGTGAAGAAAGTGATGTCGACCTGGTTATGGCTGCTTCGGAAGAATCTATTCTCATGGTGGAAGGTGAAGCCATGGTTCTCTCCGAAGAGGATATGATTAAAGGCATGGAGTTCGGGCATGAAAAGATCAAAGAATTGATCGAACTGGAAAAAGAGCTGGTCCAGGAAGCCGGAAAAGTCAAATTGGACGTGCCTGAAGAAGAAGACAATACTGAATTTCTGGAAAAAGTACAGTCATTTTGCAATGACAATGACCGGCTGAAAAATGCTCTGAATCTGACTGACAAGCAATCGCGACAGCAGGCCATCAAAGCGTTGCGAGACGAGATTGCAGAAGAACTGGAAGAGGAATTCCCGGAAAGCGAAAAAGAAATCCGTAATATTATTCATGACATGGAAAAAGAAATTGTCCGTGCCATGATCCTGAATGAGAGCCGCAGGCTGGACGGCCGATCTCTGGATGATATCCGTGATATTTCCATTGAAGTCGGATTACTGCCGCGCGCGCACGGTTCCGCGTTGTTCACACGTGGACAAACCCAGTCCTTGACGGCTGCCACGCTGGGCACCAAGATTGATGAACAGCGCATTGAGGGCCTGGAAGGTGACTTTTCCAAAAATTACATGCTGCATTATAATTTCCCGCCCTTTTGTACCGGTGAAGTTAAAATGATTCGCGGCACCAGCCGACGGGAAGTCGGACATGGCAATCTCGCTGAACGTGCGCTGAAACCGTCGATTCCCGCGGATTCTCTGTTTCCGTATACGATTCGAATCGTATCCGATATTCTCGAATCCAACGGCTCTTCATCCATGGCTACGGTATGCGCCGGTTCTCTGTCCCTGATGGACGCGGGCGTGCCGGTCAAGTCGCATATCGCCGGTATTGCCATGGGATTGATCAAAGAGGATGACAAGGTGGCGGTTCTCACGGATATTCTGGGCGATGAAGATCATATGGGCGATATGGATTTCAAGGTGGCCGGAAACCGGGAAGGCATAACCGCATTCCAGATGGATATCAAAATCAAGGGAATTTCATCAGAGATCATGGCTGAGGCTCTGGACAAAGCCCGCAATGCACGACTGTTCATCCTGGAAAAAATGCAAGCCGCGATTAGCGGTCCAAGAACCGAAATTTCCGAATATGCACCGCGGATTCTGTCTTTCAAGATTGAACAGGATGATATCGGCACGGTCATCGGACCCGGCGGTAAAATGATTCGCGAGATTCAGGAAACAACCGGCGCAACCATCAATATCGAAGAAGACGGCACCGTCACAATTGCCTGTCTGGATTCTGAGGGCGGCGAACAGGCGCTTGAACGGATCAAAGGGTTGGTTGCCAAACCTGAACCTGGCAAAATTTACGAAGGTACCATCAAAAAAATCACGAATTTCGGCGCGTTTGTCGAAATTTTACCGGGTAAAGAAGGCCTTTTGCATATCAGCAATGTCAGCAAAGAGCGGATCGCCCGGGTTGAAGATGTACTCAAAGTAGGTGATAAGGTTAAAGTAAAACTCATGTCGCTGGAACCCAACGGCAAGATGGATTTAAATCGCAAAGTTTTACTTTAA
- a CDS encoding pitrilysin family protein, which produces MAETQLFETPTKRTVLDNGIRVVTERVPYVRSVAAGVWVQSGSSNETEETNGIAHFLEHMLFKGTRTRSAMDLANSLESLGGHLNGSTGREVSMYSAYILNEHVDTALEVLADLTQNPRFKASDIDVEKQVVLSELMRSLEDPEELAFDYFYQYVYHNHPLGYLILGTPDNIRSFQQQDLTNFHSLHYSPNRMVVAAAGNIEHDTIVKHVERLFRTDPRVEPGKTGPIQAPVDQKIINMKNLQQAHILLGYQTFGLADERRYALALLDVMLGSGMSSRLFQNIREAYGFTYNVFSFLDLMRDTGVFGAYAASEPDKVDRTVGLLQREIDRIKKGDIGQKELDKVKSQVRGSLVLSFESTGRRMKKIGESEIYQRPHQTIQQVLDRVKKVKIEDMVNAANHVFQDQNKCLTVLTPE; this is translated from the coding sequence ATGGCGGAAACCCAGCTTTTCGAAACACCCACAAAGCGAACCGTACTGGATAATGGCATCCGCGTCGTAACCGAACGGGTGCCATATGTCCGGTCGGTTGCTGCAGGGGTATGGGTGCAGAGTGGTTCCAGCAATGAAACCGAAGAGACGAACGGAATCGCTCATTTTCTCGAGCATATGCTCTTCAAGGGGACTCGAACCCGCAGTGCGATGGACCTTGCGAACAGTCTCGAATCGCTGGGCGGCCATCTGAACGGCTCCACCGGGCGAGAAGTGTCCATGTACTCGGCTTATATTCTAAACGAACATGTCGATACGGCGCTGGAAGTGCTTGCCGACTTGACACAGAATCCCCGGTTTAAAGCGTCTGATATTGATGTGGAAAAACAGGTTGTTTTATCCGAATTGATGCGTTCTCTGGAAGACCCGGAAGAGCTCGCATTTGATTATTTTTATCAATATGTGTATCATAATCATCCTCTGGGTTATCTCATTCTGGGAACCCCTGATAATATCCGCTCTTTTCAGCAACAGGATCTGACGAATTTTCATTCATTACATTATAGTCCCAATCGAATGGTGGTGGCAGCTGCCGGAAATATTGAGCATGATACAATCGTTAAACATGTAGAACGATTGTTTAGAACCGATCCGCGTGTAGAGCCCGGCAAAACCGGCCCCATACAGGCGCCTGTGGATCAAAAAATCATCAATATGAAGAATCTGCAGCAGGCACATATTCTCCTGGGCTATCAGACCTTTGGGCTGGCCGATGAACGGAGGTATGCACTTGCCCTTTTGGATGTTATGCTGGGAAGCGGGATGAGTAGCCGCCTGTTTCAGAATATACGCGAAGCCTATGGGTTTACTTATAATGTGTTTTCATTTTTGGATTTGATGAGAGATACCGGCGTGTTCGGTGCGTATGCAGCCAGCGAGCCGGATAAAGTCGACAGGACGGTGGGTCTTTTGCAGCGTGAAATTGACCGGATCAAAAAGGGTGATATCGGACAAAAAGAACTGGACAAGGTTAAATCGCAGGTGAGAGGCAGTCTTGTTTTGAGTTTTGAAAGCACCGGGCGAAGAATGAAAAAAATCGGAGAATCCGAAATTTATCAACGCCCTCATCAGACCATACAACAGGTCCTGGACCGGGTGAAAAAAGTGAAAATTGAGGATATGGTCAATGCCGCAAACCATGTGTTTCAAGATCAAAATAAATGTCTAACTGTATTAACGCCTGAATAG
- a CDS encoding redoxin domain-containing protein codes for MIRWCMTILMIWTTATLAVDVQPLEIGEQAPDFSLMGVDSSMYSLQDFKKSDVLVIIFTANHCPTAQAYEDRMIQLTDDYSRDKVAVVAISSNYPSALRLDELAYSDLGDNFKEMQIRAEDKGYNFPYLYDGDTQETALAYGPQATPHVFIFDSDRKLRYQGRFDDTENPYVEPKQKDTRNAIQALLAGEPVPVKSTKVFGCSMKWKDKVDWVKQSNAEWKAKPVGVELIDSSKVAELARNDSENLLLVNVWATWCGPCVVEFPELVKMYRIYSGRDFDMVTISADKPEST; via the coding sequence ATGATACGCTGGTGTATGACAATTTTGATGATCTGGACAACCGCAACATTGGCGGTTGATGTGCAACCTCTGGAGATCGGTGAACAGGCGCCTGATTTTTCCTTGATGGGAGTGGATTCCAGTATGTACTCGCTGCAAGATTTTAAAAAATCGGACGTGTTGGTGATTATTTTTACAGCCAATCATTGTCCGACGGCCCAGGCTTATGAAGATCGAATGATTCAATTAACAGACGATTACAGTCGCGATAAGGTTGCCGTGGTTGCGATTTCATCGAATTATCCGTCGGCCCTTCGGCTGGATGAACTGGCATACAGCGATCTGGGCGACAATTTTAAAGAGATGCAGATACGCGCAGAGGACAAGGGATATAATTTTCCCTATTTGTACGATGGAGATACCCAGGAGACCGCTCTGGCGTACGGTCCTCAGGCCACACCGCACGTGTTTATTTTTGATAGCGACCGCAAATTGCGCTATCAGGGACGGTTTGATGATACGGAAAATCCCTATGTTGAGCCGAAACAAAAAGACACACGCAATGCGATCCAGGCCCTGCTTGCCGGAGAACCGGTTCCGGTGAAATCCACCAAGGTGTTCGGTTGTTCCATGAAGTGGAAGGATAAAGTCGATTGGGTGAAACAAAGCAATGCGGAATGGAAAGCCAAACCGGTCGGTGTTGAACTGATTGACAGCTCTAAAGTTGCTGAACTGGCACGCAATGATTCGGAAAATCTTTTGCTTGTCAATGTCTGGGCCACCTGGTGCGGACCCTGCGTGGTGGAATTTCCTGAACTGGTTAAAATGTACCGTATTTACAGTGGCCGTGATTTTGACATGGTCACCATCAGCGCCGATAAACCCGAATCGACATGA
- the ald gene encoding alanine dehydrogenase, which yields MIIGVPKEIKTNENRIALIPSGAEVLSQRGYTVLIEKDAGVGSGFEDETYIASGAEIVDTAEDIFERSDMIIKVKEPLPQEYDLIREKQVVFTYFHFAASQELTDAMIRRKGICIAYETVETESGELPLLIPMSEVAGRMAVQEGAKYLEKFFGGRGLLLAGIPGVKPANVAILGGGIVGTNAAKMAAGLGANVSILDVNLERLRYLDDVMPKNVTTVKSDPHTIREEISKADLVIGAVLIAGGKAPKLITRDMLSLMREGAVIVDVAVDQGGSVETIHPTTHEDPTYVVDGIIHYAVANMPGAVPRTSTIGLTNATLPFAADIAAMLDKDTVLDAKALLKDQEVARGVNILNGKVTHERVAEAFDLPYTELKEALKTL from the coding sequence ATGATCATCGGAGTGCCCAAAGAAATTAAAACCAACGAAAACCGAATCGCTTTGATTCCGTCCGGCGCTGAAGTGCTGAGCCAGCGCGGTTACACAGTGTTGATTGAAAAGGATGCAGGCGTCGGAAGCGGATTCGAAGATGAAACGTATATAGCATCCGGGGCAGAGATTGTGGATACCGCGGAAGACATCTTTGAGCGGTCGGATATGATTATAAAGGTTAAAGAGCCGCTGCCACAAGAATATGATTTGATCCGCGAAAAACAGGTGGTGTTTACTTATTTTCATTTTGCAGCTTCACAGGAACTGACCGATGCCATGATCAGACGCAAAGGCATCTGTATTGCATACGAGACCGTGGAAACTGAATCCGGAGAATTGCCGCTTCTTATTCCGATGAGTGAAGTGGCCGGACGCATGGCGGTTCAGGAAGGCGCTAAATATCTGGAAAAATTTTTTGGCGGACGCGGTTTGCTGCTGGCAGGAATTCCGGGCGTAAAGCCGGCGAATGTGGCCATCCTCGGCGGCGGTATTGTCGGCACCAATGCGGCCAAAATGGCCGCCGGTCTGGGCGCCAATGTTTCGATACTGGACGTCAATCTGGAACGGCTGCGTTATCTTGATGATGTCATGCCTAAAAATGTCACGACGGTTAAATCCGATCCGCATACCATTCGGGAAGAGATTTCCAAAGCTGATCTGGTCATTGGCGCGGTCTTGATTGCCGGCGGTAAAGCGCCCAAGCTGATTACCCGCGATATGCTGTCGTTGATGCGCGAAGGCGCGGTCATTGTTGATGTGGCCGTGGACCAGGGCGGATCCGTGGAAACCATTCATCCGACCACGCACGAAGACCCGACCTATGTGGTTGACGGTATTATTCATTACGCGGTTGCCAACATGCCGGGTGCGGTGCCGCGCACATCCACTATCGGTTTGACCAATGCGACCCTGCCGTTTGCCGCGGATATCGCTGCTATGCTGGATAAGGATACGGTGTTGGACGCCAAGGCATTGCTGAAGGATCAAGAAGTCGCCCGCGGCGTCAATATTCTCAACGGTAAGGTGACCCATGAACGGGTGGCTGAAGCCTTTGATTTGCCGTACACTGAACTCAAAGAGGCGTTAAAAACCTTGTGA
- a CDS encoding ThuA domain-containing protein, translated as MKKIMLVLTFFIFLTTELLGQMQFNVLVFTKTDGYRHESILQGVPAIKKLAEKHQFGVFWTEDAGVFSDSTLKEYDVILFLNNDGNVLNPSQQQAFKNHIERGNGFVGIHGASATELEWDWYGQLVGRWFIKHPKVQTARLNRLNSTFPGMSGFPEHMLWTDEWYVFTEEKSPNLNYLLSVDESTFDTKRGWKTGEDHSMGDFHPIAWYHKVHGGRSFYTGLGHIGVAFQSEIFLQHIYGGIFWAATGIGLQ; from the coding sequence ATGAAGAAAATAATGCTGGTACTGACTTTTTTCATTTTCTTGACTACGGAGTTATTGGGACAGATGCAATTTAATGTACTTGTTTTTACAAAAACAGACGGTTACCGTCATGAATCCATTCTGCAGGGGGTTCCAGCCATTAAAAAACTTGCAGAAAAACATCAGTTCGGTGTGTTCTGGACGGAGGATGCCGGTGTTTTTTCAGATTCCACGCTGAAAGAATACGATGTTATTTTGTTTTTGAACAACGATGGAAATGTGTTGAACCCATCTCAGCAGCAGGCGTTTAAAAATCACATCGAACGCGGCAACGGGTTTGTCGGCATACACGGTGCAAGCGCCACAGAACTGGAATGGGACTGGTATGGTCAGCTGGTGGGCCGATGGTTTATCAAACATCCCAAGGTTCAGACCGCTCGTTTGAACCGGCTGAACTCTACCTTCCCGGGAATGTCCGGATTTCCGGAGCACATGCTCTGGACAGATGAATGGTATGTGTTTACTGAAGAAAAAAGTCCGAATCTCAACTATCTGCTGAGTGTTGATGAGAGCACTTTTGACACCAAACGCGGATGGAAAACGGGAGAAGACCACAGCATGGGTGACTTTCATCCCATTGCCTGGTATCATAAAGTGCATGGCGGCCGTTCATTTTATACCGGTCTGGGACATATCGGTGTCGCATTTCAGAGTGAAATATTTTTGCAACATATCTATGGCGGAATTTTTTGGGCGGCAACCGGGATCGGTTTGCAATAA
- the cas6 gene encoding CRISPR-associated endoribonuclease Cas6 — MRRLYTVSGLFLNPKPRPDGNMLPLVPRTCAKLFISSPMIDEYNMDKVINCFQGQMLHVDGGGHHSEFIVNDVKIIPVPMFQSPCRFLCLSPLVFSQERGNKNRPFTYYYRPDDKELPSVVRHSLITKHEQAYGVPPQDKTLDFRLCINPQQRRITRLVHVHENEPNEFFVRAIFTRFVMSGSTQLMRTAWECGLGEHCSLGFGCVGID; from the coding sequence CTGAGGCGGCTTTACACCGTTTCCGGACTGTTTCTCAATCCCAAACCCAGGCCGGACGGTAATATGCTGCCGCTGGTGCCGCGTACGTGTGCAAAATTGTTTATTTCCAGTCCAATGATTGATGAATATAATATGGACAAGGTTATCAATTGCTTTCAGGGTCAAATGCTGCACGTGGACGGGGGAGGGCATCATTCAGAATTTATCGTAAACGACGTAAAGATTATCCCGGTGCCGATGTTTCAATCACCCTGCCGCTTTTTATGTTTATCACCCCTGGTGTTCTCACAGGAACGCGGAAACAAGAATCGGCCGTTTACCTATTACTATCGGCCGGATGACAAAGAGCTGCCCTCTGTTGTTCGCCACTCCCTGATCACGAAACATGAACAGGCTTACGGCGTCCCCCCTCAGGATAAGACCCTGGATTTCAGACTCTGCATTAATCCTCAACAGCGTCGGATCACCCGTCTGGTGCATGTTCATGAAAATGAACCCAACGAGTTTTTTGTTCGTGCCATTTTTACCCGCTTTGTTATGAGTGGTTCTACTCAGCTCATGCGGACAGCCTGGGAATGCGGCCTGGGAGAACACTGCAGCCTCGGTTTCGGCTGTGTGGGCATTGACTGA
- a CDS encoding AAA family ATPase codes for MKNSRSAKILFPDREQFPFNLSIFDDTRDIEFNRPVTCFVGENGSGKSTVLEALARRCGIHIWENRTWARADFEPYEDKFHHFIHVEWVDEKVQGSFFGSDTFRDYARIVEEWAAADPGQLNYVGGKSLLSQSHGQSIMSFFRARYEVKGLYLLDEPETALSPRTLLKLRQLMTEMSRAGHAQFVLATHSPILMSIPDSELYSFDQNPVRQIGFKDTDHYQIYKKFLNECEQD; via the coding sequence TTGAAAAACTCACGATCCGCAAAGATTCTGTTCCCGGACCGGGAGCAGTTTCCGTTTAACCTCAGCATCTTTGATGACACACGGGATATTGAATTTAACCGACCCGTGACTTGTTTTGTCGGCGAAAACGGCAGCGGCAAATCCACGGTTTTGGAAGCCCTGGCGCGGCGCTGCGGCATTCACATCTGGGAAAACCGCACCTGGGCGCGGGCTGATTTTGAACCCTATGAAGACAAGTTTCATCATTTTATACATGTAGAATGGGTTGATGAAAAAGTTCAGGGTTCGTTTTTCGGTTCCGATACCTTTCGCGATTATGCCCGTATTGTGGAAGAGTGGGCCGCTGCGGATCCCGGACAACTGAATTACGTCGGCGGTAAATCTCTCCTCAGCCAGTCGCATGGTCAATCGATTATGTCGTTTTTTCGCGCGCGTTACGAGGTCAAGGGACTCTATCTGCTGGATGAACCGGAAACGGCCTTGTCGCCGCGCACTCTATTAAAACTGCGTCAATTGATGACTGAAATGAGCCGGGCGGGACACGCCCAGTTTGTCCTGGCAACCCATTCCCCGATCCTCATGTCGATTCCGGATTCAGAATTGTACTCGTTTGATCAAAATCCGGTACGGCAAATCGGTTTTAAAGATACAGATCATTATCAGATTTATAAAAAGTTCTTAAACGAATGTGAGCAGGATTGA
- a CDS encoding DUF4340 domain-containing protein: MKFKTTLILALVLAVGIVAVVLLNKQEEKKQKAKERASRILNIQQDDVTELLLQPKGIHCVRDSVEWRIINPVRTRGDKNAIESVIGLFERANQERVVSSNPDDYQKFGLAPPSASFILVHASGTDTIYVGDESPTGSFVFARQSGSPDVFLTTTTLKNNAEKELFDLRDKKALGFDKNTIHSLTLNNRHGRFVLKRNAGAWQLVQPGEYETAQSDVRTLVNRLSSENVNEYVNESPESLRAYGLADPSMRVTVTFRNGASKSLMIGNQKGKEYYAKDDTRNPVFVVDTSFVSLFDKSLYDLRNKQLTDFMSNDVQKFSLMFDDMTIECVKDTAGNWFLTKPEERKAKNWKISSITRKAAQLEVARFVDDDPSSLSPYGLDDPEARAVFYNENDQILVELLLGHIRGDQVYAKTAASDAVYMLEESVLNVFTPELNVISETEPVEENN; this comes from the coding sequence ATGAAATTCAAGACAACGCTCATATTAGCCCTCGTCCTGGCGGTTGGTATTGTTGCCGTTGTTCTTTTAAATAAACAGGAAGAGAAGAAACAAAAAGCAAAAGAACGGGCCAGCCGTATATTGAATATTCAACAGGATGATGTGACTGAACTGCTGTTGCAGCCTAAAGGTATTCATTGTGTGCGGGACAGCGTGGAATGGCGAATTATCAATCCCGTACGCACGAGGGGCGATAAAAACGCTATCGAATCCGTGATCGGTTTGTTTGAACGCGCGAATCAGGAGCGGGTGGTGTCTTCAAATCCGGATGATTACCAAAAGTTTGGCTTGGCTCCGCCTAGCGCATCTTTCATTCTTGTCCATGCCAGCGGCACAGACACCATTTATGTCGGGGACGAAAGCCCAACAGGTTCATTTGTGTTTGCCCGTCAGAGCGGCAGTCCGGATGTGTTTCTGACCACAACCACGCTCAAAAACAATGCAGAAAAAGAACTGTTTGATCTGCGTGATAAAAAAGCGCTCGGATTTGACAAGAACACCATTCACAGCCTGACGTTGAATAACAGGCATGGCCGGTTTGTTCTAAAACGCAACGCCGGCGCCTGGCAGCTTGTACAGCCGGGCGAGTATGAAACGGCGCAGTCGGATGTTCGCACCCTGGTCAACCGGTTGAGCAGTGAAAACGTCAACGAATATGTGAATGAATCGCCGGAATCTTTGCGGGCCTACGGGCTGGCGGATCCCTCCATGCGGGTGACTGTCACATTCCGAAACGGCGCGTCAAAGAGTTTAATGATTGGAAACCAAAAGGGCAAAGAGTATTATGCCAAAGATGATACCCGGAATCCGGTCTTTGTGGTGGATACTTCTTTTGTGTCTTTGTTTGACAAAAGCTTGTATGATTTACGTAATAAACAATTGACAGATTTTATGTCAAATGATGTTCAAAAGTTCTCTCTCATGTTCGACGATATGACCATTGAATGTGTAAAAGATACGGCCGGCAACTGGTTTCTGACAAAACCGGAGGAGCGTAAAGCCAAGAACTGGAAAATATCGAGCATTACACGCAAAGCGGCCCAGCTTGAGGTTGCCCGTTTTGTCGATGACGATCCCTCGTCATTATCTCCTTATGGATTGGATGATCCCGAGGCCCGTGCGGTGTTCTATAATGAAAACGATCAGATTCTTGTTGAACTGCTGCTCGGACATATCCGTGGTGATCAGGTGTATGCAAAAACCGCGGCATCCGATGCAGTATACATGCTGGAAGAATCAGTGCTAAATGTATTTACTCCGGAACTAAATGTGATCAGCGAGACCGAACCGGTAGAGGAAAACAATTAG